In the Zingiber officinale cultivar Zhangliang chromosome 5A, Zo_v1.1, whole genome shotgun sequence genome, CCACATCTTCGAACGGACGGTGATCCTCCTCCTCTCGGTCGGCCCGTTGGGCCCGACCGGAGTCATCCTCAACCGGCCGTCCCTCATGTCGATCAAGGAAACGCCGTCGGTGAACTTGGACGTGGCGGGGGTGTTCTCCGACCGGCCTCTGTTTTTTGGGGGGCCGCTGGAAGAAGGGCTCTTTTTGGTCGGCCCGCGCGGGGGAAGGAACGACGACGACGGAACTGATCGGAGCGGGGTGTTCGAGGAGGTGATGCAAGGGGTGTACTACGGCACCAAAGAGAGCGTGGGGTGCGCGGCGGAGATGGTGAAGAGGGATGTGGTGGGGGTGAAGGACGTAAGGTTCTTCGACGGCTACTGTGGGTGGGAGAGGGAGCAGCTGGCGGAGGAGATCAGGGCAGGGTTTTGGCGGGTGGTGGCCTGCAGCCCGACGGTGGTGGGCGAGGCCGGCGCTGGGAGGAGCGTCGGCCTGTGGGAGGAGGTGATGGGCCTCGTCGGCGAGAGCAAAGTGATGGATTAACGAGGGATCTTTTCAATGTGCGAAAGGATTGTTCATGTATGATTGTGATCATTATATAATAGCTAATTAAGGAATTTACCTTCTTCTAATTGGAAGcgcattttaattttattttttaaaaagaattttgggAAATAACTTGACTTCCAAAAGATAAAAGATGGGCATAATAAGTAGATTAACATCATTGAGTTACAAATTTTCTCATCTcttaattgaaattaaattatggcACGATTAGAAGCCAACTTTCAAATATTCATCTCAATGGAGATTggaattctaaatttttttattgtaAGTACCTTACCAGTGCACCACAATCATGAAGATATTATAATCAATTTTAACTAGTTTTGCTCAGAGATCctcaatttattaatattaaattttattttatctcaTCGCACTATGTTACGTTGGATGTAACAATTTTTATGTGCTTCGAGTCAAagtatattattatattttttagttataagatttattcctttatttttaaaaatagttatagtttattattaaaaagtttaattattgtatatttttttcaagtGATGCCATGAGATGAATTTACATGTAGCCATGGTTGTGGTCCAtattagggatggcaatgggtcgaGTTCGGGTCAGATTTTATATCTTCCGTCCTCATActcatcgggtataggatctccaatgggtatacccatacccattaaaggatcggatatcttctatagttttaatttttcttctttttatccaactattctttctatccaactattatcattcaacaaaaatatattaaaattaacatcctattaaaaaatatatatataattaaaaaaaatagattaaacatctatatagtctcctcctaatatcaacaaaaataacaagttgattttggaaaaagaaaattttctttaatatatgtatatatattatttaatcgggtattcgggtcgggtatcgggtattgatagtccctccataccctcctccattcgggtcggatatcgaatcctccatcgggttcgggtggAATTACCATCCCTAGTCCATATGATGCATAAGTGATTATGCTCATTCTAAACATACTTTATTGTCAGCCCTACAGTTAAATAAAAAGAGATAAATCATAATACCAAATAAtaactgatccggcggtaagaatgggggacccacagatggggtcctgTCCGAGCGGAAaaagagattacccagccaaaggtttgggtttccgacgccaaagcagaagaaccggagccgagtggccgagcagAGGTGTCCGCTaggccgaggacagaatggccgagcggaggtgtccgctcgaccggaatcgtggcgagggaacagtgattagccgagcggcctattcgctcggctcgggatatgatatgtcagcaaaggcatgatgattagactgtacgcaagatggcactattaaaggccccaccatcacgtcacggaaaggttgatacagtagcagtatggtcttatggatgcccttctgacag is a window encoding:
- the LOC121983079 gene encoding UPF0301 protein TC_0483-like — its product is MEASPCFLTCKSFIKTSSATSPFFHKKRPGQVFPGRAASSPSVIYCNLRSDQDDGGEALIKSDWRSFRARLVAGEQAITSLDRGLTPLPPPAVALGDKWAHLIHEPERGCLLLATDKLDGVHIFERTVILLLSVGPLGPTGVILNRPSLMSIKETPSVNLDVAGVFSDRPLFFGGPLEEGLFLVGPRGGRNDDDGTDRSGVFEEVMQGVYYGTKESVGCAAEMVKRDVVGVKDVRFFDGYCGWEREQLAEEIRAGFWRVVACSPTVVGEAGAGRSVGLWEEVMGLVGESKVMD